The genomic stretch ATCCATGACCAATACAAAGACATCGGATATTGAAAGAACGGTTTTGCAAATTCAAAATCTCAAATCAGCGGGCTGTCATATCGCGCGGATGGCTATTACCGATTTGAAAGACGCGCAGTCCGTAAAAACCATAAAACAAAAAGTTCAAATGCCGCTTGTGGCTGATATTCAATTTGATTATAGGCTTGCGATAGCTTCTATTGAAAACGGCATAGACAAAATCAGGATTAACCCGGGCAATATAGGCAATAAAGAAAAAGTAAAAGCGATAATAGATTGCGCTAAGGCGCACCACATACCTATTAGAGTGGGCGTCAATAGCGGCTCAATAGAAAAAGAATTTTTGCAAAAATACGGCCGCACAGCGCAGGCTTTGGCCCAAAGCGCCCTAAAGAGCGTTAAACTTTTGGAGAGCTTTGGTTTTTATGATATTGTCGTATCCGTAAAATCGTCTGAAGTCAAGGCAATGATAGACGCTTGCAGGATAATTGACAAGAGTTGTCAATATCCGCAACACCTAGGCGTGACGGAAGCCGGGCTTTTTGAAAGCGCTATTGTAAAATCCGCGATCGGCATAGGCTCGTTATTAATAGATAATATAGGCGATACGATTCGCGTTTCGGTAACTGGCGACCCTGTTGACGAAATTAAAGCCGCAAAATTAATTTTAAGATATTCAGGCAAGGATAATAACTTTGTGGAAATTGTTTCGTGTCCCACATGCGCTAGGTGCAATGTGGATTTGTATAGTTTAGCCACGCAAGCCCAAGAAAGGCTTAGTCATATTAATAAACCCGTAAAAATCGCTATAATGGGCTGCGCGGTCAATGGGCCGGGCGAGGCTAAGAGCGCGGATTTTGGCATCACAGGGGGCAACGGCAAAGGGCTTATTTTTGAAAAAGGCAAATTAATCAAAACGGTGGACGAAAACGCCTTGATTGACGAATTGGTAAAAAAGGTGGAAGAGTATGCTAAAAACCTTTAATTTGCCAAGAGGGATATAATATTGGAAAAACTTATAGAAGAAATTATTAAGATTAATCCGGCTTTTAAATATTTAAGGCTTAAAACGCTGACATATTTTGCGGTAACCGGTCACTGCAAAATAGATTTTTTGTATCCCGACGAAGAGCCGTTTTTGACAGGCGCAAAAAAATCTTTTGCTCAAATAAGGAAAATCGCAAGGCAACTAACGGGAATAGAGACATATTGCGAATTTTATAAAGCCAATGCCTCATCCGAGCATGTGCTCTTATCCATTCAATCATTGGTAAAATCTGAGCTTAATGTTAATAATTTTCCGCTAAAAAATATTGAGATAAAAAACAGCAAACCCAAAAAAATCATAGTAAATATTGAAGAATTATATTATGATTACGCTTTGTCTAAACAACTTGACAAGCTCTTGGAAGAAAAACTCTCTGACTCATACTGCGCGGATTTTGATGTGAGTTTAGCCAAGATTGAATCAAAAGTTGATTTAATTAAAATTTTAAAGCCCGAGCCTATAAAAGTCGTTAAAAAAATCAACAAAAGGCTTATTCATCCCATAAGCGTTAACCATTTGATTGGAAAGGAAATTACCGAGCCCGCAATCTACATAAAAGATCTCAATCTTTATTACGAACAGGATGTTGTTATTTGCGGCGTAATTAAGGGGCTGAAAAGGGCTACCTACAAATCCAAAAAAAATCCCGAAAGCGACAAAGAAAAAGTTTATTATAAATTTATCTTGGAAGATTTTACAGGGCAAGTTAGCTGCGTATTTTTTGCCCATAATTCGTCCGTTAAAAAAGCGGATACGCTAAAAGACGGCTCTGAAATAATAATACAAGGCAAAGTTAAGCAGGGCAAAAATTTCCTAGAAGTTATCGCGCGATCTATAAGCTATTGCGAGATACCGAAGGATCTTGTAGAAATAAAACATCGCAACCCCGTTCCCGAAAGTTATGAGGTAATATTCCCCGAAGATATAAAAATAACCGAACAGGCAAATTTTCTAATAAAAGATGAAATCCCCGCGCATATCAAAAAGAATACATATGTGGTGTTTGACTTGGAAACCACAGGGATGGGCGAAAACGACCGCATAACAGAAATAGCGGCCGTAAAGATAATAGACGGCAAAATCAGCCAATTGTTTACCACGCTTATAAATCCCAATATGAAAATACCGTCCGATGTAACAAAACTTACCGGCATTACTAACGAAATGGTG from Clostridiales bacterium encodes the following:
- the ispG gene encoding flavodoxin-dependent (E)-4-hydroxy-3-methylbut-2-enyl-diphosphate synthase, coding for MTKKINIGGVVIGGGEPIAIQSMTNTKTSDIERTVLQIQNLKSAGCHIARMAITDLKDAQSVKTIKQKVQMPLVADIQFDYRLAIASIENGIDKIRINPGNIGNKEKVKAIIDCAKAHHIPIRVGVNSGSIEKEFLQKYGRTAQALAQSALKSVKLLESFGFYDIVVSVKSSEVKAMIDACRIIDKSCQYPQHLGVTEAGLFESAIVKSAIGIGSLLIDNIGDTIRVSVTGDPVDEIKAAKLILRYSGKDNNFVEIVSCPTCARCNVDLYSLATQAQERLSHINKPVKIAIMGCAVNGPGEAKSADFGITGGNGKGLIFEKGKLIKTVDENALIDELVKKVEEYAKNL